A DNA window from Tenuifilaceae bacterium CYCD contains the following coding sequences:
- a CDS encoding prolyl endopeptidase — MMKLFTTLSLVFACVLSWGQKYEPIVTREDTAIDTFFANYIVEDKYRWLENTNSLEAQNWVEQQYKLSTKYLSKVVNSTSSYRIIDKYSYVKFKNLVKMGKYYFKLASYNEGVPALFYQSKISDEPEVLVDPNLFSIKDRIIINDYAVSKDSKLLAYKFSVNGSDWNEVKVISLVNGIHTEDHLKGLKFSPVSWLGNGFFYTTYSQKSQFGVTNNQKIFYHKIGTQQQQDSLIFESKDNMAVDLNYLVTSDERFFVLEEINKSKKAINYYYIDFKAENPVVKPLVINQKANINILDSPNGKFIATRLSRDSNNGSILEIDPKDSANSRTIVEERTDTLLLKVIPFADRMVAVYQTSQRPIIMIIDYSGKVLYRLKLPIASSVDGFYGSFFDEDLLFSYTTYTLPPVMYKFNIITFSKELVQKVAVNFDIDKVDYKEVEYLSKDSVKIPMILVYEKGIKFDGKNPTILKAYGGFGIVETPSFDAGVVYFIKQGGIYAFANIRGGGDKGVDWARQGRGKNKQKSFDDFIAAAEYLINNKYTSSDKLAITGASNGGLVVAAAAIQRPDLFKAVVPEVAPLDMIRFEKFTAGHWWVNEYGSVSDSLGFLNISSYSPYYNIKEDVNYPSMLIATSEYDDRVPPFHSYKFAARLQSRSAQKNPIILRVEKKGGHNGASTMLMHIQEKADVYGFILNELRK; from the coding sequence ATGATGAAGTTATTTACCACTCTTTCTTTAGTTTTTGCATGTGTTTTATCATGGGGGCAAAAATACGAGCCAATAGTTACCCGCGAAGATACCGCAATTGACACCTTTTTTGCCAACTATATTGTTGAAGATAAATATAGGTGGCTGGAAAATACGAATAGTTTAGAGGCCCAGAATTGGGTTGAGCAGCAGTATAAGCTAAGCACAAAATATTTGTCCAAAGTTGTTAATAGCACTAGTTCTTACAGGATCATAGATAAGTACTCGTATGTGAAGTTTAAAAACTTGGTCAAAATGGGCAAGTACTATTTTAAATTGGCATCGTACAATGAGGGAGTTCCTGCGCTATTCTATCAATCAAAAATATCTGATGAACCTGAGGTTTTGGTCGATCCTAACCTGTTTTCGATAAAGGATAGGATTATCATTAATGATTATGCGGTATCGAAGGACTCTAAACTTCTTGCATATAAGTTTAGCGTTAATGGAAGTGATTGGAATGAGGTTAAGGTTATATCGTTAGTTAATGGCATTCACACCGAGGATCATCTAAAAGGATTAAAATTCTCTCCAGTATCATGGCTAGGGAACGGTTTCTTCTATACAACATATTCTCAGAAAAGCCAATTTGGAGTTACCAACAACCAAAAGATCTTTTACCACAAGATAGGGACCCAACAGCAGCAGGATTCTCTAATCTTTGAATCCAAGGATAACATGGCCGTTGATTTGAATTACCTTGTAACCTCCGATGAGCGTTTTTTTGTTCTTGAGGAGATTAACAAATCAAAAAAGGCAATTAACTACTACTACATCGATTTTAAGGCAGAAAATCCTGTGGTAAAACCATTGGTGATTAATCAAAAAGCAAACATCAATATTCTCGATAGCCCTAATGGTAAATTTATTGCTACCCGATTATCACGTGATTCTAATAACGGAAGTATTTTAGAGATTGATCCCAAGGATTCTGCTAATAGTAGGACAATTGTTGAAGAACGAACCGATACCCTTTTGCTCAAAGTTATTCCCTTTGCCGATCGTATGGTTGCTGTTTACCAAACCAGCCAGCGACCTATAATTATGATAATCGATTATTCGGGGAAGGTTTTATATAGATTGAAGTTACCTATTGCATCATCGGTTGATGGATTTTATGGGAGTTTTTTCGATGAAGATTTGTTATTTAGCTATACCACCTATACATTACCACCAGTTATGTATAAGTTCAATATTATAACATTTAGTAAGGAGTTGGTTCAGAAAGTAGCCGTAAACTTTGATATTGATAAGGTTGATTACAAGGAGGTTGAGTATCTTAGCAAAGATAGTGTTAAGATTCCAATGATTCTTGTCTATGAAAAAGGAATAAAATTCGATGGTAAAAATCCTACAATACTTAAAGCCTATGGAGGTTTTGGTATTGTTGAAACTCCTTCGTTCGATGCAGGTGTTGTTTACTTTATCAAGCAAGGTGGAATTTATGCATTTGCCAATATTCGAGGGGGTGGCGATAAGGGTGTTGATTGGGCCCGTCAGGGACGAGGAAAAAACAAACAAAAGTCGTTTGATGATTTTATAGCAGCTGCGGAATACTTAATTAATAACAAGTATACGAGTAGCGATAAACTTGCCATAACCGGAGCATCAAATGGTGGGCTTGTGGTTGCAGCAGCTGCAATTCAGCGTCCCGATTTGTTTAAGGCAGTTGTTCCGGAAGTAGCTCCGCTTGATATGATTAGGTTCGAGAAGTTCACAGCAGGTCATTGGTGGGTTAATGAATATGGTTCTGTAAGTGATAGTCTTGGATTCCTTAATATTAGCAGTTACTCACCATACTATAACATTAAGGAGGATGTAAACTACCCATCAATGCTAATTGCTACTTCAGAATACGATGATAGGGTGCCTCCGTTCCATTCCTACAAGTTTGCAGCAAGATTGCAGAGCCGAAGTGCGCAGAAGAATCCAATAATACTTAGAGTCGAGAAGAAGGGTGGGCACAATGGTGCATCAACAATGCTTATGCATATTCAGGAAAAGGCCGATGTGTATGGTTTTATTCTAAATGAATTGAGAAAATGA
- a CDS encoding acyl-ACP thioesterase: protein MDVPFPQYHKHQLRVHSYEIDLNQNLSIPAIFNYLQEIAWEHADKLKYGFNHLHEKGQIWVLSRIEVEIYEQPKWIDELTLITWPRGADGIFALRDYEFYNSVGDKIIAATSSWIVLDINTRRPVRVNDWYMGFDFAERTAIGRVASKIKDEAVTPVFTEQFDVRIGDIDVNQHVNNVRYIDWAYNTFTIDHFKRFMPKSVVVNFNAEGRSGDVIKIDRIDMPENSSIVNIGRVSDSKNICKIEFCWKTKA from the coding sequence ATGGACGTTCCTTTTCCTCAGTACCACAAACATCAACTAAGGGTTCATTCCTACGAAATTGATCTAAACCAGAACCTCAGTATACCTGCAATTTTTAACTATTTGCAGGAGATAGCATGGGAACATGCCGATAAATTAAAGTATGGATTCAACCATTTGCATGAGAAAGGACAAATTTGGGTTCTATCAAGAATTGAGGTGGAAATTTATGAGCAGCCTAAATGGATAGATGAGTTAACCCTGATAACATGGCCCCGTGGGGCCGATGGAATATTTGCCCTTCGCGATTACGAGTTCTATAATTCAGTTGGAGACAAGATTATTGCGGCAACAAGTAGTTGGATCGTACTCGATATCAACACCCGCAGACCAGTTCGGGTAAACGACTGGTATATGGGTTTCGATTTTGCTGAAAGAACTGCTATTGGACGTGTTGCGTCGAAGATTAAGGATGAAGCCGTTACGCCTGTATTCACAGAACAATTCGATGTTCGAATTGGGGATATCGATGTGAATCAGCATGTGAATAATGTACGGTATATCGATTGGGCTTACAATACTTTTACCATCGATCATTTTAAACGGTTTATGCCAAAATCGGTTGTGGTTAATTTCAACGCAGAGGGGCGATCTGGCGATGTTATTAAAATTGATCGGATAGATATGCCAGAAAACTCTAGTATTGTTAATATTGGTAGAGTATCGGATTCAAAAAATATTTGTAAAATTGAGTTTTGCTGGAAAACCAAAGCGTAA
- a CDS encoding thioesterase, giving the protein MEFNLSIGLEYTASEVVGADNVASKYGSGLVDVFATPAMVALMENASLNAVLPKLPEGFNTVGVEVCVKHTKATPMGMKVLSKATLTEVDGKRLVFEVVAWDEEGEIGRGTHTRYIIDSKKFMEKLAKKY; this is encoded by the coding sequence ATGGAATTCAACTTATCAATAGGTCTTGAATATACTGCATCAGAGGTTGTTGGTGCCGATAATGTCGCATCGAAGTATGGCTCGGGATTGGTGGATGTCTTTGCAACGCCAGCCATGGTCGCTCTTATGGAGAATGCATCGCTAAACGCTGTTCTGCCCAAATTGCCGGAGGGCTTCAACACCGTTGGCGTAGAGGTTTGTGTTAAGCATACCAAGGCAACTCCAATGGGTATGAAAGTATTGAGCAAGGCAACTTTGACCGAAGTGGATGGTAAACGATTGGTTTTTGAGGTTGTTGCTTGGGATGAGGAGGGCGAGATTGGTCGCGGAACTCATACCCGTTACATTATCGATTCCAAAAAGTTTATGGAGAAACTTGCTAAGAAATATTAG
- a CDS encoding cupin, producing the protein MSNVIIEKLSNDEITKRGIKNWPIWTKEISEFDWFYDSKEECLILEGEVDVTTPEGVYTVEAGDFVTFKQGLKCVWKVKKPVKKHYNFL; encoded by the coding sequence ATGAGTAACGTTATTATAGAAAAACTAAGCAACGATGAAATAACCAAGCGTGGAATAAAGAACTGGCCTATTTGGACAAAAGAAATTTCCGAATTCGATTGGTTTTACGATTCAAAAGAAGAGTGCTTAATACTCGAAGGTGAAGTTGATGTTACAACCCCCGAAGGCGTTTACACCGTTGAGGCTGGCGATTTTGTAACCTTTAAGCAGGGTTTAAAATGCGTTTGGAAAGTGAAAAAGCCAGTTAAAAAGCATTACAATTTTTTATAG
- a CDS encoding flavodoxin, producing MYYTVPVVGKVHWIGVNDRRKRLFENIWPLDRGVSYNSYLIVDDKTALVDTIEDRAAGNYIERIEKLLNGRALDYLIINHMEPDHSGEIKAIFDHFKGVKLVGNSKTFKMVEAYWGIKENLHVVDDGDMLDLGHHKIKFVMTPWVHWPETMMTYDTTDQILFSGDAFGSFGTLDGGIFDDEINFDFFEEEMRRYYSNIVGKYSNMVQKAFAKLKGVPVKVIAATHGPVWRSNPSKVLELYDKWSRYEAEEGVVIVFASMYGNTEEIADYIGRKLCENGVKNIRIHDVSRTHISHLINEIWKYKGLILGSCAYNSQMFPLMEQLTRELTHMSIKNKYLGLFGSYSWNGGGVKNLTKFIEESELELVTEPCEIYGKPNEEKLAQYDILAQKMAEKIKQ from the coding sequence ATGTATTACACAGTTCCAGTTGTTGGAAAAGTTCATTGGATTGGCGTAAACGATCGCCGTAAGCGTCTCTTTGAGAATATTTGGCCTTTGGATAGGGGCGTATCATACAACTCATACCTTATTGTTGATGACAAAACTGCCTTGGTTGATACCATTGAGGATAGAGCTGCAGGAAACTACATTGAGCGTATTGAGAAGTTGCTTAATGGAAGAGCCTTGGACTACCTAATCATTAACCATATGGAACCTGATCATTCTGGCGAAATTAAGGCTATTTTCGATCATTTTAAGGGGGTAAAGTTGGTGGGTAATTCCAAAACCTTTAAGATGGTTGAAGCGTACTGGGGAATCAAGGAGAATCTTCATGTGGTTGACGATGGCGATATGTTGGATTTAGGCCATCATAAGATCAAGTTTGTTATGACCCCTTGGGTTCACTGGCCTGAGACTATGATGACATACGATACTACCGACCAAATTCTATTCTCTGGTGATGCTTTTGGAAGTTTTGGTACGTTGGATGGTGGTATTTTCGACGATGAAATCAACTTTGATTTCTTTGAGGAGGAGATGCGTCGTTACTACTCAAACATTGTGGGCAAGTACAGCAATATGGTTCAGAAGGCATTTGCAAAGCTAAAGGGAGTACCCGTTAAGGTTATTGCAGCAACTCACGGACCAGTTTGGCGTTCAAACCCATCAAAGGTGCTTGAATTGTACGATAAATGGAGTCGCTATGAGGCAGAGGAGGGTGTTGTTATTGTATTTGCATCGATGTATGGAAATACCGAGGAGATTGCCGATTACATTGGTCGTAAGTTATGCGAGAATGGCGTTAAAAATATCAGAATACACGATGTGTCGCGCACACATATTAGCCACTTAATTAACGAGATTTGGAAGTACAAAGGGTTAATTCTTGGCTCGTGTGCATACAACTCGCAGATGTTTCCATTGATGGAGCAGCTGACCCGAGAGTTAACCCATATGAGCATTAAGAATAAGTATTTAGGGCTTTTTGGTAGTTATAGCTGGAATGGCGGTGGAGTGAAGAATCTAACGAAATTCATTGAGGAGAGTGAGTTGGAATTAGTAACTGAGCCCTGCGAGATTTACGGTAAACCAAACGAGGAAAAACTAGCCCAATATGATATTTTGGCACAAAAGATGGCCGAAAAAATTAAACAGTAG
- a CDS encoding alpha-amylase, with the protein MLLTISCKQKVEQSEPFKVEHTGWVPSATIYEVNVRQYTPEGTFKAFEAHLPRLKELGVDILWFMPIHPIGMVNRKGSLGSYYSVKDYYGINPEYGTLDDFKSVVAKAHELGMKVIIDVVANHTSHDAVLMNEHPDWYVRDSVGKVVSPFDWTDVAKLDYSKPELRKYMIDMLKYWLKDVNLDGFRCDVAAEVPADFWNEARAQLNTVKPIFMLAEAENIELMKYAFDTDYAWEFHHVMNSVAQGKKNATDLEQYLLKKVATYPKNALKMNFITNHDENSWNGTELERMGDAVKAMATLSFVVDGMPLIYTGQEVGFTKRLRFFDKDTVVWNDPSNMTDFYKKLTALKKKYSVLNAGETGADIFRIKSNAHSTVFAFTRENDKDKLFMVFNLTNVTQSVKFVGDAYLGKYAEYFTGNQKEFIADQEMVLEPWDYKVYIKE; encoded by the coding sequence ATGCTGCTAACAATTTCGTGTAAGCAAAAGGTTGAGCAGTCCGAGCCATTTAAGGTGGAGCATACCGGTTGGGTTCCGAGTGCTACTATTTACGAGGTGAATGTTAGGCAGTATACCCCAGAAGGTACTTTTAAGGCATTTGAGGCTCATTTGCCCCGTTTAAAGGAACTTGGGGTGGATATTCTTTGGTTTATGCCAATTCACCCTATAGGTATGGTTAACCGTAAAGGTTCTTTAGGAAGTTACTATTCTGTTAAGGATTATTATGGAATTAATCCAGAGTACGGCACATTAGATGATTTCAAATCTGTTGTTGCAAAGGCACACGAGTTGGGAATGAAAGTTATTATTGATGTGGTTGCAAACCACACATCGCACGATGCTGTACTTATGAATGAGCATCCCGATTGGTACGTTCGTGATTCTGTGGGCAAAGTTGTATCTCCTTTTGATTGGACTGATGTGGCTAAACTTGACTATAGCAAACCCGAATTACGCAAGTATATGATTGATATGCTTAAGTACTGGCTGAAAGATGTAAATCTTGATGGTTTCCGTTGCGATGTGGCAGCCGAGGTCCCTGCCGATTTTTGGAACGAAGCGCGCGCCCAGCTTAATACAGTTAAGCCTATTTTTATGCTTGCAGAGGCTGAAAATATTGAGTTGATGAAGTATGCTTTCGATACTGATTATGCATGGGAATTCCATCATGTAATGAATTCTGTTGCACAAGGTAAAAAGAATGCTACAGATCTTGAGCAATACCTATTAAAGAAAGTAGCAACCTATCCAAAGAATGCTCTTAAAATGAACTTTATTACCAATCACGATGAGAATTCTTGGAATGGAACCGAACTTGAGCGTATGGGCGATGCCGTTAAAGCAATGGCCACTCTTTCGTTTGTGGTTGACGGTATGCCATTAATTTATACAGGGCAAGAGGTTGGCTTTACAAAACGATTGAGATTCTTCGATAAGGATACCGTTGTTTGGAATGATCCATCGAATATGACCGATTTTTACAAAAAACTTACCGCGTTAAAGAAAAAATATAGTGTGTTGAATGCTGGAGAAACTGGTGCTGATATATTCCGCATCAAATCAAACGCCCATAGTACTGTGTTTGCATTTACCCGTGAGAACGATAAGGACAAGCTATTTATGGTTTTCAACCTAACCAATGTAACGCAAAGTGTTAAGTTTGTTGGCGATGCTTATCTAGGGAAATATGCTGAGTACTTTACCGGCAATCAAAAAGAGTTTATTGCCGATCAGGAAATGGTTTTAGAACCCTGGGATTACAAAGTATATATTAAAGAATAA
- a CDS encoding 6-phosphofructokinase, whose protein sequence is MKRVLVATGGGDCPGLNAVIRAIVKRASQEPDWEVIGSIQSFDGILREPTEIRVLDEKAVAGIHVQGGTIIGTTNKGGPFAWPFKNKDGSWGAVDRSDEMIRKLQYLGIDAVISIGGDGSQKISQQLYEKGLNIIGVPKTIDNDLSATDFTFGFQTAVQIATDAVDKLVTTASSHNRVLILEVMGRYAGWIALHAAIAGGAEVCLIPEVPYDINKVADKLKSRYDKGKGHAIVVVAEGAMPVGGSLTSEESDEIGYHNLRLGGVAHKLTSDLKKIGFDADIRETVLGHLQRGGIPVAYDRVLATQFGVKAFEMVLEGKFGEMVAYRHPDIISVPLIDAINRPNFVEPDCDLINTARGVGISFGD, encoded by the coding sequence ATGAAAAGAGTTTTAGTTGCTACTGGTGGAGGTGATTGTCCTGGTTTAAATGCAGTTATAAGGGCAATTGTTAAACGTGCCTCACAGGAGCCAGATTGGGAAGTTATTGGAAGCATTCAATCCTTTGATGGAATACTTCGCGAACCAACTGAAATTAGAGTTTTAGACGAAAAAGCAGTTGCGGGTATTCACGTACAAGGCGGAACTATAATTGGTACTACCAACAAGGGAGGCCCCTTTGCATGGCCATTTAAAAATAAGGATGGTTCATGGGGCGCAGTAGACCGTTCCGATGAAATGATCCGTAAACTACAATACTTAGGGATTGATGCCGTAATTAGCATTGGAGGCGATGGCTCTCAAAAAATATCGCAACAACTATACGAGAAAGGATTGAACATTATTGGAGTTCCCAAAACAATTGATAACGACCTTTCTGCTACAGACTTTACCTTCGGTTTTCAAACCGCTGTCCAGATTGCTACCGATGCAGTTGATAAACTTGTAACCACCGCATCGAGCCACAACCGTGTACTTATTCTTGAGGTTATGGGACGTTACGCAGGTTGGATTGCACTTCACGCAGCCATTGCAGGAGGAGCCGAGGTATGCTTGATTCCTGAGGTTCCTTACGATATCAACAAGGTTGCCGATAAGCTGAAAAGCAGATACGATAAAGGCAAAGGACATGCAATTGTTGTTGTTGCCGAAGGGGCTATGCCCGTTGGTGGCTCTTTAACTTCAGAGGAAAGCGATGAGATTGGTTACCACAACCTACGATTAGGTGGCGTTGCCCATAAACTTACCAGCGACTTAAAGAAAATCGGCTTTGATGCCGATATTCGCGAAACTGTTTTGGGTCACTTACAACGTGGAGGTATACCAGTTGCCTACGATAGAGTTTTGGCTACCCAATTCGGTGTAAAAGCTTTTGAAATGGTACTAGAGGGAAAATTTGGGGAAATGGTAGCGTACCGTCATCCCGATATCATTTCAGTTCCGCTGATTGATGCGATTAACCGTCCTAACTTTGTAGAACCCGATTGCGACTTAATAAATACAGCAAGAGGCGTCGGAATAAGTTTTGGTGATTAA